Proteins encoded by one window of SAR324 cluster bacterium:
- a CDS encoding IS5/IS1182 family transposase codes for AVIPPKSNQKEPWEFDRDKYRWRHLIENHFAKWKQYRGIATRYDQWACAFLGGIYWIAAVIWLN; via the coding sequence AGCGGTGATTCCACCGAAGTCCAATCAAAAGGAACCCTGGGAGTTCGACCGAGACAAGTATCGCTGGCGACACCTGATTGAGAACCACTTTGCCAAGTGGAAGCAATACCGGGGGATTGCCACCCGTTACGATCAGTGGGCCTGTGCTTTTCTAGGAGGTATCTACTGGATAGCGGCGGTCATTTGGCTAAATTGA
- the serA gene encoding phosphoglycerate dehydrogenase, giving the protein MSSKYKVLITGALHPLALELLEAEQDILVDYSPDLPRSEILEKILDCDGIITRSETPVDHELIDRATRLRVIARAAVGIANINVDYATQKGILVLHSPGKNTNSAAELTLALLLAAVRNLIPAHQRMKEGGWDRHQFSGTELMNKTIGLIGLGNVGHRVAKFCRAFDMRVLAYDPYIADEVFERHGVLKSTLKKILEEVDILSVHTPKNKETIGMIGASELKSMKDGVVIINAARGGIINENDLLLALKTGKVGGVGIDTWEKEPPVNNPFAELPNVVMTPHIGASTTEAQFRIAESVASQVPKALRGEVVDFPVNMPRVQILEGDLVSSYTSLAERMGSFASQYMLFSPSLLNMKYRGTLANQNVALLRLCFLKGFLGQHHETVSFVNAEQLAQRIGLRIEEEKDHHFSDYENALKCTLSKREEEFTIGGVVFSGPHPRLTLINGFVLEMAPTGTILTIKNNDRPGIIGAIGACLGKHNVNIDQFNLGRDQKGGEAMALLRVDEDIEENVLRELGKLPNINFVCKIRL; this is encoded by the coding sequence ATGTCATCAAAATACAAAGTTCTCATCACTGGAGCTTTGCATCCTTTAGCACTTGAGCTTCTTGAAGCTGAGCAAGACATTCTAGTAGATTATTCCCCTGATTTACCACGGTCTGAGATTCTTGAGAAAATTCTTGATTGTGACGGGATTATAACCCGATCTGAAACCCCGGTAGATCATGAACTAATTGATCGGGCAACACGTCTTAGAGTTATTGCAAGAGCTGCAGTGGGTATTGCTAATATCAATGTGGATTATGCAACTCAAAAAGGAATTCTTGTTTTGCACAGTCCAGGGAAAAACACTAACTCTGCTGCTGAATTGACACTCGCACTCCTTTTAGCGGCCGTTAGAAACCTAATTCCAGCTCATCAAAGAATGAAAGAAGGGGGTTGGGATCGACATCAGTTTAGCGGAACTGAGTTGATGAATAAGACCATTGGCTTGATTGGGCTTGGAAACGTTGGACATCGGGTGGCTAAATTTTGTAGAGCCTTCGATATGCGTGTGTTGGCTTACGATCCTTATATTGCTGATGAGGTTTTTGAACGCCACGGAGTTCTGAAGAGTACACTGAAAAAAATTCTTGAGGAGGTAGACATCTTGAGTGTCCACACCCCGAAGAATAAGGAAACCATCGGAATGATTGGGGCTAGTGAACTCAAATCAATGAAGGATGGTGTCGTCATCATTAATGCGGCAAGGGGGGGTATCATCAACGAAAATGATCTCTTATTGGCGTTGAAAACAGGGAAAGTTGGAGGAGTTGGAATAGATACCTGGGAGAAAGAACCTCCAGTCAACAACCCCTTTGCGGAATTACCAAATGTCGTGATGACCCCTCATATTGGTGCCTCCACCACAGAAGCCCAGTTCAGAATAGCCGAATCTGTGGCTAGCCAGGTGCCAAAAGCCCTGAGAGGGGAAGTCGTGGACTTTCCAGTGAACATGCCTAGAGTGCAGATATTGGAGGGTGATCTTGTTTCAAGTTACACATCACTTGCTGAAAGAATGGGGTCATTTGCTTCGCAATATATGCTCTTTTCACCATCACTTTTAAATATGAAATATCGAGGCACACTTGCCAATCAAAACGTTGCGCTACTGCGTCTATGTTTTTTAAAAGGATTTCTAGGCCAACATCACGAAACAGTGAGTTTTGTAAATGCTGAGCAACTTGCTCAAAGAATCGGGCTGAGGATTGAGGAAGAGAAAGACCATCATTTCAGTGACTACGAGAACGCGCTCAAGTGTACTCTGAGTAAGCGTGAAGAAGAGTTCACGATTGGTGGGGTCGTTTTCAGTGGCCCCCACCCCAGGTTAACCCTGATCAACGGGTTTGTCTTAGAAATGGCTCCGACTGGAACGATTTTGACCATCAAAAACAATGATAGGCCAGGAATTATCGGTGCTATTGGAGCCTGTTTGGGAAAACACAATGTCAATATCGATCAATTTAATTTAGGAAGAGACCAAAAGGGTGGGGAAGCAATGGCGTTACTGAGAGTTGATGAGGATATTGAAGAAAATGTACTTAGAGAATTGGGGAAACTACCAAATATAAATTTTGTTTGTAAAATAAGACTTTAA